In a genomic window of Venatoribacter cucullus:
- a CDS encoding SDR family oxidoreductase, whose product MNLHNKVIAVTGAGQGLGRAMAVYLASKGARLAIIDLDESHMAETLRQVEAAGSTGRSYVCNVAKEDQVEATFAAISADLGGLHGLVNNAGILRDGLMVKVKDGEVTKMSLAQWQSVIDVNLTGVFLCGREAAVQMIKGGEGGCIINISSISRAGNMGQSNYSAAKAGVASMAVVWAKELARYGIRANAIAPGFIATEMTASMKPEALEKMTAGIPAKRMGVPDEIAHAVSFLLENDYMSGRVVEVDGGLRL is encoded by the coding sequence CAATAAAGTTATTGCTGTTACCGGCGCAGGCCAGGGTCTGGGTCGTGCTATGGCCGTGTATCTGGCCAGCAAGGGCGCGCGTCTGGCCATTATCGATCTGGACGAAAGCCACATGGCGGAAACCCTGCGTCAGGTCGAAGCGGCCGGCAGCACCGGCCGCAGCTACGTTTGCAACGTGGCCAAAGAAGATCAGGTGGAGGCCACTTTCGCCGCTATCAGCGCTGACCTCGGTGGCCTGCATGGCCTGGTGAATAACGCCGGTATTCTGCGCGACGGTCTGATGGTGAAAGTGAAAGACGGTGAAGTCACCAAGATGAGCCTGGCGCAGTGGCAGTCGGTGATCGATGTGAACTTAACCGGTGTATTCCTGTGCGGCCGGGAAGCGGCGGTGCAGATGATCAAGGGCGGCGAAGGCGGCTGCATCATCAATATTTCCAGCATTTCCCGCGCCGGCAACATGGGCCAGAGCAACTACTCGGCCGCCAAAGCCGGTGTCGCCAGCATGGCCGTGGTGTGGGCGAAAGAACTGGCCCGTTACGGCATCCGCGCCAACGCCATTGCGCCGGGCTTTATCGCGACCGAAATGACCGCCAGCATGAAACCGGAAGCGCTGGAAAAAATGACTGCCGGCATTCCGGCCAAGCGCATGGGTGTACCGGATGAAATTGCCCACGCCGTGTCTTTCCTGCTGGAAAACGACTATATGTCGGGCCGCGTGGTCGAAGTCGACGGTGGTCTGCGTCTGTAA
- a CDS encoding MGMT family protein, translating to MTNSHQPDTAAVSAAERLYTVLAAIPAGTVVTYGQLAALAGFPRRARWVGQMLQRLPEGSRLPWHRVINAQGRSSFPPASPAYARQLQLLRAEGVVISPSGRIALQRHGLN from the coding sequence ATGACGAATAGCCACCAGCCTGATACGGCCGCCGTCAGTGCGGCCGAACGGCTGTACACCGTGCTGGCGGCCATTCCCGCCGGTACGGTGGTTACTTACGGACAGCTGGCCGCCTTAGCCGGTTTTCCGCGCCGCGCCCGCTGGGTGGGGCAAATGCTGCAACGGTTGCCGGAAGGCAGCCGCCTGCCCTGGCACCGGGTGATTAACGCCCAGGGGCGCAGCAGTTTTCCGCCCGCCAGCCCGGCTTATGCCCGCCAACTGCAATTACTGCGCGCCGAAGGCGTGGTCATTTCCCCCAGCGGACGCATCGCTCTGCAGCGTCATGGCCTGAACTAA